A stretch of Gadus macrocephalus chromosome 17, ASM3116895v1 DNA encodes these proteins:
- the man2b2 gene encoding epididymis-specific alpha-mannosidase isoform X2: protein MFLLTCGLHVKMKGLAFLTAFLLCSCAAQDEPIRAFVVPHSHMDVGWVYTVQESMHAYAANVYSSVTEELSRDARRRFIAVEQEFFRLWWETAATDTHQRQVRQLVKEGRLEFVLGGQVMHDEAVTDLDDQILQLTEGHGFLYETFGVRPRFSWHVDPFGASATTPVLFALAGFHAHLISRVDYDLKDSLQRDKRLQFVWRGSPSLRDQQQEIFTHVMDQFSYCSPSHLAFSNSSGFYWNGVVVFPDPPADGVYPNMSLPVTEATVQAYAQTMVDNIKLRGAWFRTDHVLWPWGCDKQFYNASVQFSNMDPLMDYINHHSQELGVTVQYATLREYFHAVHQSGLSWDVRGNEDFLPYSTEPNQAWTGFYASRNALKGLARGASSLLRAAEALFARYRVSLPDGPVASDWALARLRALRWAVSEVQHHDGITGTEAPRVEQMYQQHLHQAARGVEEVVAALLPLPHRGPGPAPHRQERGPNEATEQHVIVYNPLAWNITTVVNVTVTFPMATVFDDEGRPVAAQIQRSAQPALTYDLFVVVTLGGLQHRKYLLRLSRTPCGAGSSCGATYAPAGVRLEARGPGPAQETGRRLLPVLNDCHTLMFDQDTNLLHSITDRLGNRTVLLSQEFWEYRANGDVGAGPISDNYVFTAVGPAVRAHRAVRMEILPGRVVTEVRQTFYREEGDADSAFSITTRVPASFAGGPPCGVLEQRYSLGPLELNTEVVLRTAAALRTNRTLVTDGNGYQMMRREHRDFPNNTVARNFYPMVRAAYIEDDRSRLVLLSERAHGVSSQASGQLEVMLHRRLWNNLPWNRGYNLTLNDSSLVQPVLWLALSSLAASPRLHQRGAVELQNRPLVVAINQPQKRGESQSNEPPKAERPRSGRGEASGGGVPVRPVVLPPNLHLLSLSIPGWNYSSQHARHLLHLDSGPGLRPQPDYERVLMRIMHLFEEGEDPEFSKPVSVDLKVPPSVHTVSMDSFSLRRPSFYTSTREPSGGEAVVGSVAARLVVRRTPSPRPGPSDWLTLVPGDLGM from the exons ATGTTTCTACTGACGTGTGGACTTCATGTAAAGATGAAGGGTTTAGCCTTCCTAACAGCGTTCCTCTTGTGCTCCTGTGCGGCTCAAGACGAGCCGATCAGGGCTTTCGTGGTCCCCCACAGCCACATGGACGTGGGGTGGGTGTACACCGTCCAG gagAGCATGCACGCCTACGCGGCCAACGTGTACAGCAGTGTGACTGAGGAGCTTTCCAGAGACGCGCGGCGGCGCTTCATCGCGGTGGAGCAGGAGTTCTTCAGACTGTGGTGGGAGACGGCCGCCACAGACACTCACCAGAGACAG gtacgACAGCTGGTGAAGGAGGGCCGTCTGGAGTTCGTTCTGGGGGGTCAGGTGATGCATGACGAGGCCGTCACCGACCTTGACGACCAGATCTTGCAGTTGACCG agGGCCATGGTTTCCTGTACGAGACGTTCGGCGTGCGCCCCCGGTTCTCCTGGCACGTCGACCCCTTCGGCGCCTCGGCGACCACGCCCGTGCTCTTCGCCCTCGCCGGGTTCCACGCCCATCTCATCTCTCGCGTCGACTACGACCTCAAGGACAGCCTGCAGAGGGACAAG aggtTGCAGTTTGTGTGGCGGGGGTCTCCGTCCCTGAGAGACCAGCAGCAGGAGATCTTCACCCACGTCATGGACCAGTTCAGCTACTGCTCCCCCTCACACCTGGCCTTCTCCAACAG CTCTGGGTTCTACTGGAACGGCGTGGTCGTGTTCCCCGACCCGCCCGCAGACGGCGTCTACCCCAACATGAGCCTGCCCGTTACCGAGGCGACGGTGCAGGCCTACGCCCAGACGATGGTGGACAACATCAAGCTGAGAGGGGCGTGGTTCCGGACCGACCACGTGCTCTGGCCCTGG GGCTGTGACAAACAGTTCTACAACGCCTCGGTCCAGTTCAGCAACATGGACCCCCTGATGGACTACATCAACCACCACTCCCAGGAGCTCGGAGTGACCGTCCAGTACGCCACTCTCAGAGAGTACTTCCACGCCGTCCACCAATCAGGGCTCTCCTGGGACGTCAGGGGGAATGAAGACTTCCTGCCTTATTCCACTG AGCCGAACCAGGCCTGGACGGGCTTCTACGCCTCCCGGAACGCTCTGAAAGGCCTGGCGCGTGGAGCTAGCTCGCTGCTGCGCGCCGCGGAGGCCCTCTTCGCGCGCTACAGGGTTAGCCTCCCCGACGGTCCCGTGGCTAGCGACTGGGCGCTGGCCAGGCTCCGGGCTCTGCGCTGGGCCGTGTCCGAG GTCCAGCACCACGACGGCATCACGGGCACCGAGGCCCCGCGGGTGGAGCAGATGTaccagcagcacctccaccaggccgccaggggggtggaggaggtggtggccgCCCTCCTCCCGCTGCCCCACCGcgggcccggcccggccccccaccgccaggagagag GCCCTAACGAGGCGACGGAGCAGCACGTCATCGTCTACAACCCGCTAGCGTGGAACATCACCACCGTCGTCAACGTCACGGTAACCTTCCCCATGGCGACGGTCTTCGACGACGAAGGACGGCCCGTGGCTGCACAG atcCAGAGGTCGGCACAGCCCGCCCTGACCTACGACCTCTTCGTGGTCGTCACCCTGGGGGGTCTGCAGCACAGGAAGTACCTCCTCAGGCTGTCCCGGACGCCGTGTGGCGCCGGCTCCAGCTGCGGAGCCACCTACGCCCCCGCGGGGGTACGGTTGGAggcccggggcccggggcccgcaCAGGAAACAGGACGGAGGCTGCTTCCTGTTCTGAACGACTGCCACACGCTGATGTTTGACCAGGACACCAACCTGCTGCACAGCATCACAGACCG GCTGGGGAACCGAACGGTCCTGCTGAGCCAGGAGTTCTGGGAGTACCGCGCCAACGGGGACGTCGGCGCCGGGCCCATCTCTGATAACTACGTCTTCACGGCCGTGGGCCCCGCGGTCAGGGCCCACCGGGCGGTCCGCATGGAGATCCTACCTGGCAGGGTGGTGACGGAGGTCCGACAGACCTTCTACAG AGAGGAAGGCGACGCAGACTCCGccttctccatcaccacccGCGTCCCGGCGTCCTTTGCGGGCGGGCCCCCGTGCGGCGTGCTGGAGCAGCGGTACTCCCTGGGGCCTCTGGAGCTCAACACGGAGGTGGTGCTGAGGACGGCCGCGGCCCTGCGCACCAACCGGACCCTGGTCACCGACGGCAACGGGTACCAGATGATGAGGAGGGAGCACCGCGACTTCCCCAACAACACCGTGGCGCGG AACTTCTACCCCATGGTGCGGGCGGCCTACATCGAGGACGACCGCAGCAGACTGGTCCTGCTCAGCGAGAGAGCTCACGGAGTCTCCAGCCAGGCCAGCGGTCAGCTGGAG GTGATGCTCCACCGGCGGCTGTGGAACAACCTCCCGTGGAACCGGGGCTACAACCTGACGCTGAACGACAGCTCGCTGGTCCAGCCCGTCCTCTGGCTCGCCCTGAGCTCCCTCGCTGCCAGTCCCCGCCTCCACCAGCGGGGGGCGGTAGAGCTGCAGAACCGGCCTCTGGTCGTGGCCATCAACCAGCCAC AGAAAAGAGGGGAGAGCCAGTCCAATGAACCCCCTAAAGCCGAGAGGCCCCGGTCTGGGCGGGGGGAGGCgtccggggggggggttccGGTGCGACCGGTGGTCCTCCCCCCAAACCTTCACCTGCTGAGCCTCAGCATCCCCGGGTGGAACTACAGCTCCCAGCATGcccgtcacctcctccacctggacTCAG GTCCAGGTCTCCGGCCCCAGCCGGACTACGAGCGCGTCCTAATGAGGATCATGCATCTGTttgaggagggagaggaccCCGAGTTCTCCAAGCCCGTCTCCGTGGACCTAAAGGTACCCCCGTCCGTTCACACAGTCAGCATGGACAGCTTTAGCTTGAGGCGTCCATCATTTTACACCTCGACCAGAGAACCGTCTGGAGGGGAAGCCGTTGTAGGATCTGTTGCAGCACGTCTGGTCGTGAGACGCACGCCGTCGCCACGGCCAGggccttctgattggctgactttGGTACCAGGTGATCTAGGAA TGTAG